The nucleotide window TCGGTGAAGGGCTGATCTCCACGGGCGAGAACGAGGTTGCGGGCCGAGCCGACAACCTTCATTCCTTCCACTCCCCTCGCCTCAACGTTCGTGCGGCCCGTGTACGCGACCGGCGAAAGAATGGCGTTGATGTCGGCCGGGACGATGTTGGCCGTGACCGAGCCAAGTTCCAGCGAGTGAATGTCGCCGTTGACGATCAGGCGGACCGTCGGTTCGGTCTGCGGCACGTTGTTGATCGGCCCGACGGCAGGATCGAAGGCCGTGTTGAAGATATGACCGATCTGAATATTGGGCCGGACCCGTAGCGGGGTGCTCGGGTCGCCAATGATCACGTCGACCGGCTCGCCGGCCTCGGGGTTGACGGCGGCCTCGATGGCGTGGAAGGAGAGGTTCTTGACCCCGCCGAGCAGCGCGATGCGAGGGGGGCCGGTCGGAACCTCTGTGGTTTCTCGGAGGACGAAGCCGTTGAGTGCGATTGAGGCGACCCCATCGGTCGCAAGCAGGCGATTGAAGCCCACCAGGCCGTCGGTGATCACCCGATCGGAACTCTTGACCTGTCCGGTGACACGGGTTCGATGCGGGTCGGTCCCGACGAGCTGAATCGTGTCGATCTCGGAGTTGAGTAGGCCGTCGTTCGGAGTGACATCGGTGACAATGGCCACACCGGGGCCGTCCACGGTGATGGAGAACTGATCACCGTTGGGCAACTGTCCGATCAGGACCTTGCCGTCGTTGTCGAGCAGTGTCTGGAGCTCCGGCCCGTCTCCGATCGGATGAGGTCGGGCCACGATGGGAAAGTTCGTCGAGGAACGATTGAACAAAAGACTTGGAATCAAGTCTGGGTTGATCTGTCCACCCCCACCCGAGAGCAGCTGGCGCGTTTCCAGCGATTCGAGCCCCACGCGAGCCTTGGCCCGCTGGGTACGAGGGCGATTCGTCTGCTGCCGAGAATCTCGATTCATGGAAGAACCCCTCCTTGACTGCCGCTTCACCGATCGATGGCCGCCCTCGCGGTACACCACCGACCGAACCACTCCGGCCCACGACGCGATCGCGGCACCTGAGGCGGCAGAGCCTGGTGTCTAGCTCACTGGTTCGGCGATCCGTCGCGTTGGACTTCATCGACGAAGTGCTCAAACCAGGGGCGGGTGTCCGCCTGAACCGAGCATTTCGGATCGGACCGAGGCGCCGGTCTCACCGGTCCCGAGCATTCGACCGAAGAGGACGATGGTAAGTGTGCCGTGCTTCCGCGATGTGTTCGGATTACCCGCAAGCGTCGTTTCGCGCGATAAGCTTTGATCCATTTGAGACCGACGGTGGTGAATCCGTCACACTGCGACATTTCTCAATGTCATGTCGCTTCTCAACTCAACGGGTTCGGTTCTCCAGCTTCCGGAAGGAGTCGGTCAATGAGCAACGGATGGCCGGGTGCCTGCCCTGGACGGCGGGTCCTCTCTTTGCTGATGGTGCCGGCGATGGCAATGATGCTGATCTTCGCCGGTTGCGCTCAAAATCAGAAACGGCCCGGCTTCTTCGAGAAGAATGTCGGTAAGCCGCTCTTTCCAAAAGCCTCGACGACGCGGCCCGAACCGGGCCTTCGTGTGCAGGCTCCCGGGGTGGATGTGAAGGTTTCCGATCGGACTCGGGAGGAGATGCAGGTCGCGCGGTCTGGTGAAGCCTTGGTCGATGGCGCGTCTCGGATGAGCTTGTTTCGATCAGGTTCGTCGAGTCGTTCCCTTGAGGAAGCGAGACCGGTAGACTGATGGAATGCGGAAACCAGGCCGGTTCGGCTGGCAATTTGCCAGGTGAGCGGGTCAAGATCGTTTGATTGAGACTGCGGGAGGATGCGGGTTGAATCGCTTCTTGCTTTCGCTTCGAGCCTTCTGGGACGTGCTCACGGATCGGGAGATGGCCGAACGGGTCGCGCTTGCCCTGGAGCCGCCGAAGGTGTCGGGTCCCGATCTCCGCATCCTTGCCCTTCTGCAACGTGATGGCCGCCTGATCGACTTTCTCCAGGAAGACCTCGAAGGGTTTCCGGACGAGCAAATCGGCGCCGCCGTGCGAGACATTCATCGCGGCTGCCGCAAGGCACTGGCTGAGTACCTGGAGATTCAGCCGGTGCTCGCCCGGGAGGAAGGGGATACGGTGTCGGTGGACGCCGAGTTCGACCCGGCGGCGATTCGACTGCTTGGCAACGTTTCGGGCAACCCACCGTATCAAGGAACGTTAAAGCATCACGGCTGGCGGGTGACGGCTGCGAAGCTTCCGAACATTCCCGAAGCGCGGGACGAATCGACCGTACTGGCTCCGGCCGAGATTGAACTGTCCTGACGTCATGATCCCGAGGCGATCGGGCAGACCTTGCTGCCTGTTGAGCCGAGCTTGACTGGAACGATTTCCATGTCCCGATTCGTTGTCGGCATCGACCTGGGAACCACCAACAGCGCTCTGGCGTATGTCGACACTTCGGAGGCGACCGATGAGCGGCCGGCTCCGGTGCGGTCGCTGGCGATTCCTCAACTGGTCGCGGTCAACGACGTCTCGGAACGTCCGGTGTTACCATCGTTCCTGTACTTGCCGTCGGAGAAGGATTTCCCGCCTGGATCGACCGATCTTCCCTGGGCGAAGAAGCCGGATCGGGTCGTGGGCGTGCTGGCTCGTGAGCATGGATCGAAGGTGCCGGGACGATTGGTCGGCTCGGCCAAAAGCTGGCTCTGTTACGAAGGGGTCGATCGCGAGACGGCGCTTCTTCCGTGGAACGCTCCGGAGGAGGTGCCGAAAGTCTCTCCGGTTGAGGCGTCGAGTGCCTATCTCGGCTACCTCCGAGACGTCTGGAACGCTCTGATTGCGGGGAAATCGGCCGGGGATCGACTGGAGAAACAGGAGATCTATCTGACCGTACCGGCCTCGTTCGATGCCGTGGCCCGCGAGTTAACGGTCGAAGCCGCGAATAGCATCGGCCTGGAGCAGGTGACGTTACTGGAAGAGCCGCAAGCGGCCTTCTATGCCTGGCTTTCGGGCTTGGGTGATGAGTGGCGGAAGCGCGTGTCACTGGGCGATCTGATTCTCGTCTGCGACGTGGGCGGAGGAACGACCGACTTCACGCTGATCGGCGTGGCGGAACAGGATGGGGACCTCGTCCTCAATCGCCTGGCGGTGGGGGAGCACATTCTGCTCGGTGGTGACAACATGGACCTGGCCCTGGCTCACGCGGTCGCCGCGACCTTGCCAGGAGGGATGGAGAAGCTCGATCCGACCCAGCGGATCGGGTTGACCTACGCCTGCCGAAACGCCAAGGAAACCTTGCTGTCGAAGCCAGAGTTGGAGTCGGTGACGGTGTCGGTGCTTGGTCGGGGATCGAAGGTGATCGGCGGCGCAGTGAAGGCCGAGCTGACCCGGACCACGCTGCAGACCGTGTTGCTCGACGGCTTTTTTCCGAAGTGCGAAGCGACCGACCAGCCCGCGCGAGGTCGTCGGATCGGGTTGACGGAGATCGGCCTGCCGTATGCGGCCGACCCGGCGATTACCCGGCACCTGGCCCGATTTCTCAGCCGACAGGCTCAGGCAACGTCGTCGGGGGATGCCATCGCTCGACCATCGGCCGTTTTGTTTAACGGTGGGGTGTTTCAAGCGACGGGCCTGCGCGATCGGGTTTCCGAAACCCTCTCGGCCTGGGGAGGAGCGCCGATTGCGGTTCTCTCGGCCGACGAGCCAGACCTGGCGGTGGCGCGAGGAGCGGCCTATTACGGGATGGTGCGCAGGGGAAAGGGGATTCGGATTCGGGGGGGCGTGCCTCGCTCGTATTACGTGGGGATCGAGACCTCTGCCCCGGCGGTTCCCGGCATCCCGGCGCCGATCAAGGCCCTCTGTGTCGTGCCGATGGGAATGGAGGAAGGGACGGAGGAGGATGTTCCCGGTTCCGAACTCGGGCTAGTGGTCGGGGAATCGGCCGAGTTCCGCTTTCTGGCCTCGACCGTGCGACGAGACGATACGATCGGCACGGTGCTTGATCGCTGGTCGTCGGAGGAGCTGGTTGAACTGTCTCCGCTGGTGATGTCGCTCGGCGATCAGGAAGGGGAGGAGGGGGACGTGGTTCCCGTGACCCTGCACAGCATCGTCACCGAGGTGGGGACGCTGGAACTCTGGTGTGAAGGAACGCGATCGCCGGGACGCTGGAAACTCGAATTCAACGTGAGAGATCAGCAGGGCGAGAGCTGATTTGAGAATCGGCTGATCGAGCTCAAGGCTCCGATCGGAAGGGGTTGTTCGGTCACGGTCGTGAGGCGAGTTCCGGCGGTTCGTAGTTCTGCGTTCCCTCCGTGCCGGTCGAGTGAGACCGGCCAATGGTGTCCGGTCGATGCCCGGAACGGTTGACACGCTTCGATGATTGACGCACTCAAGGACAATCGGGACAGAACATGCCCCTCGAAGATCATCTGCTGACAGAGTCGAGAAACCCGGCTTCGGAGCGAATCGACACGCTCGATGCCCTGGGGATCGTTCGCGTCATGAACGAGGAGGACGCGAAGGTAATCGAGGCGGTCCGCGCTGAGGAGCAGGTGATCGCGGAAGCGGTGGAACTGATCGCGGATCGGTTTCGCCAGGGCGGACGCTTGATTTACGCCGGAGCGGGGACTTCGGGGCGTCTCGGGGTTCTCGATGCGTCGGAGTGCCCGCCGACGTTCAGTACGCCTCCGGAAATGGTCGTCGGGTTGATCGCCGGGGGACCAACAGCCCTGACCCGAGCCGTGGAAGGGGCGGAAGATGATCCGGAACAAGGAGCGGCAGATCTGGATGCGCTCGGAGTCTCGGCTCGCGATGTGGTGGTCGGGATCGCCTCGTCGGGGCGAACGCCGTACGTGCTTGGGGTGGTCGATCGAGCCAGGGAGCGAGGGGCAAAGACCATCGGCATCGCCTGTAACCGGCCGAGCGTGCTGGGGGAGCGGGTGGATCTTGAGATCGCGCTGCTCGTCGGTCCGGAGATCATCGCCGGATCAACCCGGTTGAAGTCGGGCACGGCGACGAAGCTGGTGCTGAATACCTTGACGACCGGAGCGATGATTCTGATCGGCAAGACATTCGGCAATCGGATGATCGACCTGCAACCGACGAATCAGAAGTTGCGGATCCGGACCCGACGAATCCTTCGGGAACTTGGGGACCTGGACGATGAGCAGGCAGGAGCCTTGCTGGAACAGACCGGTGGTCATTTGAAGGCGGCCCTTGTGATGGCCCTCTCCGGTGTGGATGCCCCGACCGCCCGGCGCTTGCTCGACGCTTCGGGAGGACAGGTTCGGGGTGCCATTGAGGCCGCTCCTCGCGTGAAGACGCCATGAATCGGCTTCCCCTGGTTCTTGGCGTCGATGGAGGAGGAACCTCGACGGTTGCCTGGCTGGCCGCGATCGAGGGTGACATCCTCGGTCGAGGGACCGCGGGGCCATCGAATGCCAAGGCGATCGGGCCGGATCGAGCTCGGTCGGCGATTGGGGAGGCGATCGCGAGGGCGAGACATGATGCGGGCCTCGGAGAAACCCCGGTCGAGGTGGCGTGCCTCGGCCTGGCGGGCTTCGATCGCCCGGACGATCGAGCCTTGCTGGCCCGCTGGTGCGAGGACGACGGCTGGGCAAAACGAGTCGTTCCCGCGAACGACGGAGACCTTGTCCTCGCGGCGGGGACGGCCGAGGGGTTCGGAATCGCCCTGATTGCCGGGACCGGTTCCATCGCGGTCGGACGCGCTCCCGATGGTCGGTCGGCCCGGTCGGGGGGATGGGGGCCGCTGATCGGTGATGAAGGAAGTGCCTATGCCGTTGCCCTGGCCGGCTTGCGGTTGGTCGCAAGGCGGTTCGATGGTCGATCAGAACCACCGATCGAGGATCGGTTGACCGAGTCGCTTTGTCGGGAACTGGGAGCGCCAACCCCTCGGGAGATCATCAGCGTGCTGTATGGGCCTGGCTGGGATCGGGCTCGGATTGCTGGACTGGCGCGCTGCGTGATCGAGGCAGCCGAACATGACCGGACCGTTGCGGACTTGATCCTCCGTCCGGCGGCCGAGGAACTGGTGGAGTTGGTCGACTCGGTTCGAGTGGGGATCGGTTGGGACAAGCCCGGGCATCCTGATCCGCCTCCGTTGGCAATGGCGGGCGGGTTTCTGCTCGGGGCCGAACGGTTACAAGGTCAGGTGCGGGAATTGCTTGGGACGCGGATTGGGCCGGTGGGAATGGTGGCCGACCCGGTACTCGGGGCGGTGATTCTGGCGAGGAGGGCATGGGAATGATCGGCAGCGCACCTCGGGTAGCAACGGGGCTTGACCGGCTGGTGGACGAGGGCTTCGACCGCTTGAGGGGTCGAAAGGTCGGCCTGATCGCGAACCAGAGCACGGTGGATCGTCGCCTCCGCCACGCGATTGACCTTTTCCATGGGGCGTCGGGGGTCGAGCTTGTCCGTCTCTTTGGTCCAGAACACGGGCTCCGCGGCGAAGTGCAGGACATGGAGGGGGTGGGGTCCGAGACGGATTCCCGAACGGGCCTGCCGATCGTGAGTCTCTACGGGGCCACTCCCGACACGCTGAAACCCCGAGCCGAAGACCTGGACGGTCTGGACTGCTTGATCTTCGATCTCCAGGACGTGGGATCTCGGTACTACACCTTTGCCGCGACGATGTTCTACGCAATGGAGACGGCCTCCAGCGTGGGTTGCTCGTTTCTGGTCCTCGATCGGCCAAACCCGCTCGGAGGCATTGGGGTGGAGGGGCCGTCGATTCAGGACGGCTTTGAGAGCTTTGTGGGGGCCTACCCGATGCCGATCCGCCACGGGATGACGGTGGCAGAGTTGGCTCGGCTCTTTCAGGAGGAACGACAGCTCGACCTGAACCTGGACATCGTAACCTGTTCGGGATGGACGCGGGAGATGCTTTGGCCCGAGACGGGCCTGTCCTGGGTTCCCCCTTCTCCGAACATGCCGACGTTTGACACAGCCCTGGTGTATCCGGGCGGTTGCCTGATCGAGGGAACAAACCTCTCGGAAGGCCGGGGAACGACCCGTCCCTTCGAAAACTGGGGCGCCCCCTGGATGGAAGGAGCCTCCTCTCGCATGGTCGAAACGCTGAACGATCTGCCTGGGGTTCTGTTGCGTCCGAATGTATTTCGACCGGTCTTCCACAAGCACGCCGGAATGACATGCTTTGGCGTCCAGCCGCATGTGGTTGACCCACAAGAGTTTTCGGCGTTGAAGACGTACGTTCTGATGCTCGTGCTTGGCGTTCGGGACGATCCCGAGCGGTTTGCCTGGCGAACCGAGCCGTACGAGTTCATCGACGCTCCGATCGCCATCGACCTTCTGTTCGGTTCGTCGGAGGAACGGCTTCGGATCGAGGCCGCGGCTCAGGAACAGCCCTTCGATTTGAAGGGATGGATTGAGGACCTGTCGGAGCGGTGGAGGAGGGATGAGCAGGCGTTCCAGGAGCGAAGGACACCGAATCTGATCTATCCTTTGTCTTGAGAAATTGCGATCATTCGGTTTGAATTGGCCGGCGATGGGGCCGGTTCTCCGGGTCTTGCTCAAGAAAATTCTCTTTCGAAGCGAGAACCTGGATTCTTGCCGTCCCTTGCTTGGGACGGTACCTTCCCCGAATCTCCGTAAGTTTCCCGCCCCCGGGCTCGATCCAGGTTGCTCAGTTATCGCGGCTTAGCGAGTGCAGCCGACCCTCCACGATCCCGAAACGGCAGTCAAAGGAACCTCATGACGATGGAGACCTTGGCACAGCCCAAGTCCCGGGCGACGAAGATCGCCTGGCCCCCCCTGATCTGGATCGCCGGGTTACATGCGGGGGCGTTGCTTGCGTTCTTCCCCCAGTTCTTCAGCTGGAAGGCAGTGGCGGTCTGTTTGTTCCTGCACTGGCTCTCCGGTGGCATTGGAATTTGCATGACGTACCACCGGCTCCTGACGCACCGGAGCTTCGCGGTTCGTCCGAAGTGGCTTGAATACGTGATGACGGCAATCGGTTGCACCGCTTCCGAGGGGGGGGCGATTCACTGGGTGGCCGACCACCGGAAGCACCATGCCCACTCGGACGATGAGAACGATGTGCATAGCCCCCTGCACGGTGGGTTCGGCTGGGCTCACATGTTCTGGTGGATGACGCCGGACATCACCTCGGAGCATACCCCCGCCTATCATGCCCGATGGGCTCCGGACCTGATCCGCGACCCGGTTCACGTTTGGCTGGATCGCTGGCACCTGATTTTCCCGATCGGCCTGGCTGTCTTGCTGTTTGCGATCGGCGGGATGCCGTACCTCGTCTGGGGCTTCTTCGTTCGATCAGTCCTGGTCTTGCACACGACCTGGCTCGTCAATTCGGCGACGCATGTCTGGGGTTATCGATCGCACGACACTCGGGATTCGTCAACGAATCTCTGGTGGGTTGCACTGCTGACCTACGGCGAAGGTTGGCACAACAATCATCATGCGTTCCAGACGTCGGCCCGGCATGGTCTGCGATGGTGGGAATTTGACATGACCTACATGGCGGTCAAGCTCATGTCGTGGGTTGGCATGGCACACTCGATCAAGCTGGCGAAGGTCAAGCCGCAGGCGGCAACCAGTGTGGCGGCCGTTTCCTCGGACGAGGCGCCACCGGTTCGATCGCACGTGACCCAGCCGAAGCCTGCCGTGGGGGTTGCCAAGTAAAGTCGAGGAGCTTGCCCAATCCCCATGAGGGTTTCGCCTGGGGTTTGGTTTGACGCGACTTGAATCGATCGTTTCCCGTTGTCTCAGAATTCTTCGGGCCGAATCACCTTGCAAAGTGATCCGGCCCGCTGCCATGATGGTGGCTTCAGTCGCGGCCCTAGCTCAACGGCAGAGCAGGGGACTCATCAATCAATGGTGGCACCGGAAGGTAACTTTCGGCTGCGAACCGGGTGAATTGCGGGAAGCCTAAACCGTGTGAGCACGCCATGAGTCGTGACGGCAAGGTAATCCGCAGCCAAGCCTGGTCGGGCACTGGTGGCCAGGACGGTTCAGAGACTAGCGGGGTGAGTCCCAACAATAATCCCCGCCGATGAGCGCCCGGCCTCCCTCCGAGGGGCAACCCTCGGTGGGGAGGATGAGATAGTCCGAGCCCCGTGGAAACGCGGGGGCCCTCGAATCCCTTGGTTGCAGGTTCGAATCCTGCGGGCCGCATCGCCAAACTTCCGACGATCGATCGCCTCAGAAGACTCTCGCGATGGATGGTTATCCGCTGGCCGAGCCTCCCCCTGACGATCGATCGCCTCGGAACGCGACTGAGGTTTCGGAGGGCGCTTCCCTGGAGGAGGCATTCTCTCACCCTCATCTGGTCGTTCCCCACCATTCTCGAGCGGTAACGCGCTGGGGCCGACTCCTGCGCCTGGTTGTGTTTCTCGGGGTGCTCATCGCTCATGCACTGCTGAGTTTCGCGTGCTTGGGGGGATGGTCAGAGGTTTCGAGTCGATGGCCTCTGGCGTGGCACGACCACCCGATGCATTACCACAATGCGTTGGTCACACGGTCCTTTTTCGTCCAAAACGGGACGACGGCCGGTTACGATCCGTACTTCATGTCCGGATATGCGAAGAGCATCGTTTCGGACCCGTCCGGGACGATGATCGAAGGCGTCATTGCCGTGTTCGGGCGCGATCGACCGGCGCAGACGTACAAGATGCTGGTGCTGACCATCATGGTCATCCTTCCGTGGCTAATCGCGCTGACGATCCGACTGGTCGGGGGGGGATTCGACGCGGTCGTTGCGGGCACGATCGCCTTCCTGGTTTATCTCTGGACCGACTTCCCGCTGGAATATGCAGGATTTGGGATGCTGGCGTTCTTGCTGGTGATCCCGTTGGGATTGGTGGTCCTCGCGCTGGTGGTGCGATTTCTGCGAGGCGGCGGATTCGTACGCTGGGTTCTCGCGACGGTCGGCTCGGGGATGTTGATCTTTGTGCATCCTCTGGCCGCGCAGACGGTCGGACCGGCGGTGCTGGCGGCCTATGCCGCGGCGGTCGGATCGAGTCGCCGGTCAGGAGAACGCCTCCCGATTGGGAGGCATCTGGGGTTGCTGCTCATTCCGCTCGCGGTGCTGGCGATCAATGCGTTCTGGTGGCTCCCGGGAATCATGCTCCGGGGAACCCGTGACCCGGACGGCGCAGATTTCTTCTCGCACCCGGAGCCGGTCTTCAGCCGGATTGCTCAGGTTTTCGGTCTGGATGTCCCGGCTCAGCCTCCGATCCAGATCATCCTGCTCGGTGGAGCGTTGCTGGGCCTGGCGGCCTTGCGCAAACGATGCCCCTTGCAGACGATGGGGCTTGGGGCCTTTCTCGTGATGGGCCTGTTCTGGGGCTATTTCGCCGGCTGGTTTCCCGCGTTCAACTTCCTCCAGCCTGGTCGGAACACGTACGCGGTGTATTCCGCGGCGGCGGTCGCGAGCGGGCTGGGTTGGTCCGCCTTGAGACGCCAACTGAGCCGAACGTCGATTCGTCTGGGTCGGTGGTTTCTCGTGGCGACGGTTCTGGTGTCGATCCGCGTCTTCGTTCCCTCGATGATCCAGAACATCGGATACCGAACGGGGCGGGAACCGGTCCCGGAGTTGGTCTGGCAAGCGGGGGAACTTCCTCGTGTTCGTTGGTTTGGACCAACGGGAAAAGCACCATTTCTTTCGAGTCGTCCGACGCCCGAACTGACCTGGCTTCTGGACCAGATTCAAACTCATTTCGAACCCGGCGACCGTATTTATTATGAGGAGGGGGGGGAACAGCGAGGTGATCTGACTGACCCGTTCGGCGGGCATCGTTACGGGGGATTATTGCCAAGCCTGGCACGGGTTGAGGTCATCGGAGGTCCGTTCCTGAACGTCCCGGTGCGGGAGAACTTCACGCAATTCGGCATGGGCAAGTTGTGCGGCCTGGAAGCCTGGGGACGCGAGGAGTTTGAGCAATTCAGCCGCCTCTACGGCCCGGAGGGGATCGTTTGCTGGTCGGCTACCTCGCAGGAATTTTGCCGATCCCATCCTGATCTGGTCGAGATTGTCGCGGATCTGGGAACCTGGCTGATTGCGAAAGTGAAGGGGTTTGAAGGCGACGCCATTCGAGGCGAAGCCCGCGTGATTGCGGAGGCCGGAAAGCTCGAAGTGGAGCCGGTCGCCGTTGACGTTGACGGGATGATCGTGCTGCGGTATCACTCCGTTCCAGGGCTCCGGAGTGATCCTCCGGGGCTGCTTCGCGAGGTCGAGGAGCCGGGCGATCCCGTGCCATTCATCGGAGTGATTCGACCCGAAGGGCCGCTGACCATCGAATGGAATGCGTTCCCTTGATTGTGGGCCGCTGGAACGTCCGACGCCCGACGGATCGGGCCGCTTGACGCCTGAGGCCCTCTCCAAGGAAGGAGTCCGCCGTGCCGCCCGAGCCAACATCGGGGGAAACTTTCCCCGGCTCCTCTCGCAGGGTCCGGTCCGTCGTCTGGATCGCGTTGGTCGTGACGTTTCTGGTTGCTTCGGGAATTTATTCCTTGAAAGCGGCCGAGGAGCGAAGTGCCATTATTCGATGGCTGCATCAGGTGGAACAGTTGCAAGACGGAGTGAACATCTGGGACAAATACATGTTCCCAAATCCTCCGATCTTTCCACTGACTCTGTATCCCTTGACGAGCATGCCTCCGCTCGCGGCCTCAATGGTCTGGTACTATCTCAAGGCGGGGCTGGCGGTTCTTTCGATCGTCTTTTGCCTGAGGATGGCTCGGACCAAGGAAGACCCCCGACGCATCCCGGGGTGGGCCTTGTTCCTAGTGATCTTGCTGAGTTTCCGACCAATCCTCAGCGATCTTCACCATGGGAATAATAACCTGGTGATCCTGTTCCTGATCGTCTCTGCGCTCTATGCGTGGCGCAAGGGATACGACGTGCTCGCGGGGCTCTCGCTGGCACTCTCGATTGCGTACAAGGTCACGCCGGCGTTGTTTGTTCCTTACTTCCTCTACAAGCGATCCTGGCGTCTGGTGGGTGCCACCTTCCTCGGACTGGGCCTGTTCCTGTTGATTGTGCCGAGTCTCATTCTCGGCCCTGAGTTCAACGGGGAATGCCTGCAGATGTGGTGGCACCGAATGCTACGCCCGTTCGTGGTCGATCATGAAGTGGGAGATCACGAGATCAACCAGTCAATGGCTGGCGTGATCATGCGATATTTCACCGAGCAGGAGGCCACGGGAGACGGGCGATATGTTCCGTTGTACTCGGGCCGGAATTTCTTCTCACTCAATCCGGATCTCGTGGTCTACGGCATCAAGGCGCTCTCGATCGGCATGGTCGGTTTGCTGGCGATGTTGTGTCGGACCGATACGAACCGCCGAGACAATATCCGTTTTCTCGGCGAGTTCAGCCTGGTGGTCCTGACCATGCTCATCGTTTCGGAGCGAAGCTGGAAACATCATTACGTGACGGTGCTTTTGCCCTATACGTACTTGATCTTTCGACTCTGGGCCTACCCGCTTCCTCGCACTCTGAGGTTCTTGGTGGGTGGGTGTCTTGCCCTTTCCTCCTTGCTCATGCTCACCACGTCAAGTGAGGTGGGAGGTCTTTTTGCCAATGGAACAGGGCATAAACTGGCGTTGTTCTATGGCATGTTCTTCTGGTCCGGCGTGGTCCTGTACGCGGGGACGGCGATGGTCCTGCGCTTTGAGACGCGTGAGGCCTTGAGAGCAGACAAGGCGGCTGACGCAACGGCACGGACGATCAAGGCGCCCCACGCCGTGAAATCGTCGATGTCGGTGACCCCTGGGCGGAATCGCTAGGATCGAGTCCCATTCGAATCTGATCGAGAACTGCCTCATCACGCCGAAAAACCGGGCTCAGGCGTCAATTCCAGATCATTGGTTTGACTCCTGGGCTCGTTTTGGTACAATCTTCGTGCGGCGTGGAGCAGCGGTTAGCTCGCCAGGCTCATAACCTGGAGGTCGTAGGTTCGATTCCTACCGCCGCAATTTTTCAAAGCTTACGAAACGTCTGTTTGATCATGTGAAACGCCAACCTCTGCGGGTTGGCGTTTTCTGTTGGTTCCGAGGCCACGGTCCCAGCCGGTCGGTTGTCTCCGCGTTTCCTGCAATCCGAGATCGAGC belongs to Tautonia marina and includes:
- a CDS encoding acyl-CoA desaturase — encoded protein: MTMETLAQPKSRATKIAWPPLIWIAGLHAGALLAFFPQFFSWKAVAVCLFLHWLSGGIGICMTYHRLLTHRSFAVRPKWLEYVMTAIGCTASEGGAIHWVADHRKHHAHSDDENDVHSPLHGGFGWAHMFWWMTPDITSEHTPAYHARWAPDLIRDPVHVWLDRWHLIFPIGLAVLLFAIGGMPYLVWGFFVRSVLVLHTTWLVNSATHVWGYRSHDTRDSSTNLWWVALLTYGEGWHNNHHAFQTSARHGLRWWEFDMTYMAVKLMSWVGMAHSIKLAKVKPQAATSVAAVSSDEAPPVRSHVTQPKPAVGVAK
- the murQ gene encoding N-acetylmuramic acid 6-phosphate etherase, with the translated sequence MPLEDHLLTESRNPASERIDTLDALGIVRVMNEEDAKVIEAVRAEEQVIAEAVELIADRFRQGGRLIYAGAGTSGRLGVLDASECPPTFSTPPEMVVGLIAGGPTALTRAVEGAEDDPEQGAADLDALGVSARDVVVGIASSGRTPYVLGVVDRARERGAKTIGIACNRPSVLGERVDLEIALLVGPEIIAGSTRLKSGTATKLVLNTLTTGAMILIGKTFGNRMIDLQPTNQKLRIRTRRILRELGDLDDEQAGALLEQTGGHLKAALVMALSGVDAPTARRLLDASGGQVRGAIEAAPRVKTP
- a CDS encoding Hsp70 family protein codes for the protein MSRFVVGIDLGTTNSALAYVDTSEATDERPAPVRSLAIPQLVAVNDVSERPVLPSFLYLPSEKDFPPGSTDLPWAKKPDRVVGVLAREHGSKVPGRLVGSAKSWLCYEGVDRETALLPWNAPEEVPKVSPVEASSAYLGYLRDVWNALIAGKSAGDRLEKQEIYLTVPASFDAVARELTVEAANSIGLEQVTLLEEPQAAFYAWLSGLGDEWRKRVSLGDLILVCDVGGGTTDFTLIGVAEQDGDLVLNRLAVGEHILLGGDNMDLALAHAVAATLPGGMEKLDPTQRIGLTYACRNAKETLLSKPELESVTVSVLGRGSKVIGGAVKAELTRTTLQTVLLDGFFPKCEATDQPARGRRIGLTEIGLPYAADPAITRHLARFLSRQAQATSSGDAIARPSAVLFNGGVFQATGLRDRVSETLSAWGGAPIAVLSADEPDLAVARGAAYYGMVRRGKGIRIRGGVPRSYYVGIETSAPAVPGIPAPIKALCVVPMGMEEGTEEDVPGSELGLVVGESAEFRFLASTVRRDDTIGTVLDRWSSEELVELSPLVMSLGDQEGEEGDVVPVTLHSIVTEVGTLELWCEGTRSPGRWKLEFNVRDQQGES
- a CDS encoding exo-beta-N-acetylmuramidase NamZ family protein, producing MIGSAPRVATGLDRLVDEGFDRLRGRKVGLIANQSTVDRRLRHAIDLFHGASGVELVRLFGPEHGLRGEVQDMEGVGSETDSRTGLPIVSLYGATPDTLKPRAEDLDGLDCLIFDLQDVGSRYYTFAATMFYAMETASSVGCSFLVLDRPNPLGGIGVEGPSIQDGFESFVGAYPMPIRHGMTVAELARLFQEERQLDLNLDIVTCSGWTREMLWPETGLSWVPPSPNMPTFDTALVYPGGCLIEGTNLSEGRGTTRPFENWGAPWMEGASSRMVETLNDLPGVLLRPNVFRPVFHKHAGMTCFGVQPHVVDPQEFSALKTYVLMLVLGVRDDPERFAWRTEPYEFIDAPIAIDLLFGSSEERLRIEAAAQEQPFDLKGWIEDLSERWRRDEQAFQERRTPNLIYPLS
- a CDS encoding N-acetylglucosamine kinase; the encoded protein is MNRLPLVLGVDGGGTSTVAWLAAIEGDILGRGTAGPSNAKAIGPDRARSAIGEAIARARHDAGLGETPVEVACLGLAGFDRPDDRALLARWCEDDGWAKRVVPANDGDLVLAAGTAEGFGIALIAGTGSIAVGRAPDGRSARSGGWGPLIGDEGSAYAVALAGLRLVARRFDGRSEPPIEDRLTESLCRELGAPTPREIISVLYGPGWDRARIAGLARCVIEAAEHDRTVADLILRPAAEELVELVDSVRVGIGWDKPGHPDPPPLAMAGGFLLGAERLQGQVRELLGTRIGPVGMVADPVLGAVILARRAWE
- a CDS encoding DUF2760 domain-containing protein; protein product: MNRFLLSLRAFWDVLTDREMAERVALALEPPKVSGPDLRILALLQRDGRLIDFLQEDLEGFPDEQIGAAVRDIHRGCRKALAEYLEIQPVLAREEGDTVSVDAEFDPAAIRLLGNVSGNPPYQGTLKHHGWRVTAAKLPNIPEARDESTVLAPAEIELS
- a CDS encoding glycosyltransferase family 87 protein; this encodes MTFLVASGIYSLKAAEERSAIIRWLHQVEQLQDGVNIWDKYMFPNPPIFPLTLYPLTSMPPLAASMVWYYLKAGLAVLSIVFCLRMARTKEDPRRIPGWALFLVILLSFRPILSDLHHGNNNLVILFLIVSALYAWRKGYDVLAGLSLALSIAYKVTPALFVPYFLYKRSWRLVGATFLGLGLFLLIVPSLILGPEFNGECLQMWWHRMLRPFVVDHEVGDHEINQSMAGVIMRYFTEQEATGDGRYVPLYSGRNFFSLNPDLVVYGIKALSIGMVGLLAMLCRTDTNRRDNIRFLGEFSLVVLTMLIVSERSWKHHYVTVLLPYTYLIFRLWAYPLPRTLRFLVGGCLALSSLLMLTTSSEVGGLFANGTGHKLALFYGMFFWSGVVLYAGTAMVLRFETREALRADKAADATARTIKAPHAVKSSMSVTPGRNR